A window of Pantoea agglomerans contains these coding sequences:
- a CDS encoding ABC transporter permease, translating into MNRYMMFLIARRTGAGILTLLIVSAVVFFITSLLPGDAAQMILGQNATPETVAALRAQLGLDQPLLLRYFSWLGGMLQGDFGTSFASHLPVMQLMAQRIPATFELAAITTLICVPLALLTGITAAMTRGSLLDRLLVVTTMATVAVPEFLVATVAVLIFAVKLHWVSAMSFGSPNMDLVSYLKAYALPVLTLCCVLVAQMARMSRAAIIDQLDSPYLEMALLKGVSPLRAVLRHALPNAVGPIANAISLSLAYLFGGVIIIETIFSYPGLASQLVDAVSNRDLPVVQFCVMLFAGCYLVLLLLADVLTIAFNPKWRSA; encoded by the coding sequence ATGAACCGATACATGATGTTCCTGATCGCCCGACGCACCGGCGCCGGCATCCTGACCTTGCTTATCGTCTCGGCGGTGGTGTTCTTTATCACCAGCCTGCTGCCGGGCGACGCGGCGCAGATGATCCTGGGGCAAAACGCCACGCCGGAGACGGTGGCGGCGCTGCGCGCACAGCTCGGGCTGGATCAGCCGCTGCTGCTGCGCTACTTCAGCTGGCTGGGCGGCATGCTGCAGGGCGACTTCGGCACCTCGTTCGCCAGCCACCTGCCGGTGATGCAGCTGATGGCGCAGCGCATTCCCGCCACCTTTGAGCTGGCGGCGATCACCACGCTAATCTGCGTGCCGCTGGCGCTGCTGACTGGCATTACGGCGGCCATGACGCGCGGTTCGCTGCTGGATCGCCTGCTGGTGGTTACCACCATGGCGACGGTGGCGGTGCCGGAGTTCCTGGTGGCGACGGTGGCGGTGCTGATCTTTGCCGTGAAGCTGCACTGGGTGTCGGCCATGTCCTTCGGCTCGCCAAATATGGATCTGGTCAGCTATCTGAAGGCCTACGCGCTGCCGGTGCTGACGCTCTGCTGCGTGCTGGTGGCGCAGATGGCGCGTATGTCGCGCGCCGCCATTATTGACCAGCTCGATAGCCCCTACCTGGAGATGGCGCTGCTGAAGGGGGTCTCACCGCTGCGCGCCGTGCTGCGCCACGCTCTGCCTAACGCGGTCGGCCCGATTGCCAACGCCATCTCGCTCAGCCTCGCCTACCTGTTCGGCGGCGTGATCATTATCGAAACCATCTTTAGCTACCCCGGCCTCGCCAGCCAGCTGGTGGATGCGGTCAGCAACCGCGATCTGCCGGTGGTGCAGTTCTGCGTGATGCTGTTTGCGGGCTGCTATCTGGTGCTGCTGCTGCTGGCCGACGTGCTGACTATCGCCTTCAACCCGAAATGGAGAAGCGCATGA
- a CDS encoding ABC transporter permease, whose protein sequence is MNTLLPVRFFQSLSVSGRLGLTLSIFWLLMAIFGSQLAPHNVEDIGGGPLFGGFTADNWLGTDALGRDILSRILYGAKFSIGLALGAAIGASLVGTLLALLAAVTGRWLEELLGRINDAMLVLPGKVLSLMIVAVFGSSLPMLLVTAIFTFWPGAFRIAFAMAGSLRNMDYVRASRLRGESRWYIAIHDILPNMVHPMLADFGLRFVYIVLLLSGLSFLGLGVQPPYADWGTLVRENMQGLFDGSPAVLMPALAIASLTIGANLFIDSLQQMRPLMLAKEGV, encoded by the coding sequence ATGAATACCTTACTTCCGGTTCGTTTCTTTCAGTCGCTCTCTGTCTCAGGACGGCTGGGGTTGACGCTGTCGATTTTCTGGCTGCTGATGGCTATTTTTGGCAGCCAGCTGGCGCCGCACAACGTCGAAGATATCGGCGGCGGCCCGCTGTTCGGCGGATTTACCGCCGACAACTGGCTCGGCACCGACGCGCTGGGGCGCGATATCCTTAGCCGCATTCTCTACGGCGCGAAGTTCTCTATCGGCCTGGCGCTGGGCGCAGCGATCGGGGCCAGCCTGGTCGGCACGCTGCTGGCGCTGCTGGCGGCGGTGACCGGCCGCTGGCTGGAGGAGCTGCTGGGCCGCATCAACGACGCCATGCTGGTGCTGCCGGGCAAGGTGCTGTCGCTGATGATCGTGGCGGTGTTTGGCTCCTCGCTGCCGATGCTGCTGGTGACGGCGATCTTTACCTTCTGGCCGGGGGCGTTCCGCATCGCGTTTGCGATGGCGGGCAGCCTGCGCAATATGGATTACGTGCGCGCCTCGCGGCTGCGCGGCGAAAGCCGCTGGTATATCGCTATTCACGACATCCTGCCCAATATGGTTCATCCGATGCTGGCGGACTTCGGCCTGCGCTTCGTCTATATCGTGCTGCTGCTGAGCGGCCTGAGCTTTCTCGGCCTCGGCGTGCAGCCGCCCTATGCCGACTGGGGTACGCTGGTGCGCGAAAATATGCAGGGGCTGTTTGACGGCTCGCCAGCGGTGCTGATGCCGGCGCTGGCCATCGCCAGCCTGACTATCGGCGCCAACCTGTTTATCGACAGCCTGCAACAGATGCGCCCGCTGATGCTGGCGAAGGAGGGCGTATGA
- a CDS encoding ABC transporter ATP-binding protein, with product MNVMPHTAMPVISVENLRVTAQSDKGDAVDLVSDIRFTVQKGEVLALIGESGSGKTTIAMALMGYARHGCRIAEGNIHVAGVDVNSLSSQQLREFRGNKVAYIAQSAAASFNPGMKIIDQVIEPVVIHGIMTRKAAKAKAVALFRELALPSPDTIGDRWPHQVSGGQLQRLMTAMALIGDPDVVILDEPTTALDVTTQVEVLKAFRRVVAQRGVTAIYVSHDLAVVAQMADRILVLLRGQIAEYGTTERLIGAPQADYTRLLMDAARQQERPSPWRGESGERQPLLEVRDLSAGYGPRGRDGQPKIPILQDINLRLWKGQAIGIIGESGSGKTTLAHAIAGLNAPSHGHMLFNGHYIAGDMHKRPDNELRRIQYVFQMADTALNPAHSVERILSRPLALFHGLRGQALTQRLHQLLDLVKLPRSVLWRRPWALSGGQKQRVNLARALAAEPDLILCDEVTSALDTVVAAAVLDLISELRRELGLSVLFISHDMHAVRAVCDNIVVMKSGRIVTQLAREDYDKPTSELYFERLKRAVPELRQGWLDEHEEILKAE from the coding sequence ATGAACGTTATGCCGCATACCGCAATGCCGGTGATTTCGGTGGAAAATCTGCGCGTCACGGCGCAAAGCGACAAGGGCGACGCCGTCGATCTGGTGTCAGATATCCGCTTTACCGTGCAGAAAGGGGAAGTGCTCGCCCTGATTGGCGAGTCGGGCTCGGGAAAAACCACCATTGCGATGGCGCTGATGGGCTATGCGCGCCACGGCTGCCGCATCGCCGAGGGTAATATTCACGTGGCGGGCGTTGACGTCAACAGCCTCAGCTCGCAGCAGCTGCGCGAATTTCGCGGTAACAAAGTCGCCTATATCGCCCAGAGCGCGGCGGCGTCGTTCAACCCCGGCATGAAAATTATCGATCAGGTGATCGAGCCGGTGGTGATCCACGGCATCATGACGCGCAAGGCGGCGAAAGCCAAGGCGGTGGCGCTGTTCCGCGAGCTGGCGCTGCCCAGTCCCGACACCATTGGCGACCGCTGGCCGCATCAGGTCTCTGGCGGGCAGCTGCAGCGTCTGATGACCGCGATGGCGCTGATTGGCGATCCCGACGTGGTGATCCTCGACGAGCCAACCACCGCGCTCGACGTCACCACCCAGGTGGAAGTGCTGAAGGCCTTTCGTCGCGTCGTGGCGCAGCGCGGCGTCACCGCCATCTACGTCAGTCACGATCTGGCGGTGGTGGCGCAGATGGCGGACCGCATTCTGGTGCTGCTGCGCGGTCAGATCGCCGAGTACGGCACTACCGAACGGCTGATTGGCGCGCCGCAGGCGGACTACACCCGCCTGCTGATGGACGCGGCGCGGCAGCAGGAGCGTCCCAGCCCGTGGCGCGGGGAGAGCGGCGAGCGGCAGCCGCTGCTGGAGGTGCGCGACCTCAGCGCCGGCTACGGCCCGCGCGGCCGTGACGGCCAGCCGAAGATCCCCATTCTGCAGGATATCAACCTCAGGCTGTGGAAAGGGCAGGCGATCGGCATTATCGGCGAGTCGGGATCGGGTAAAACAACCCTGGCGCACGCCATCGCCGGGCTTAACGCCCCCAGCCACGGCCATATGCTGTTTAACGGCCACTATATCGCGGGGGATATGCACAAGCGGCCTGACAACGAGCTGCGCCGCATTCAGTATGTGTTTCAGATGGCGGACACCGCGCTTAATCCGGCGCACAGCGTTGAGCGCATCCTGTCGCGGCCGCTGGCGCTGTTCCACGGCCTGCGCGGCCAGGCGCTGACCCAGCGGCTGCACCAGCTGCTCGATCTGGTGAAGCTGCCGCGCAGCGTGCTGTGGCGGCGCCCCTGGGCGCTCTCGGGCGGGCAGAAGCAGCGCGTCAACCTGGCGCGCGCGCTGGCGGCAGAGCCCGATCTGATCCTGTGCGATGAAGTGACCTCGGCGCTCGACACGGTGGTTGCCGCGGCGGTGCTCGATCTTATCAGCGAGCTGCGGCGCGAGCTGGGGCTGTCGGTGCTGTTTATCAGCCACGATATGCACGCGGTGCGGGCGGTGTGCGACAACATCGTGGTGATGAAGTCGGGGCGCATCGTCACCCAGCTGGCGCGTGAAGATTACGACAAGCCGACCAGCGAACTCTATTTCGAGCGCCTGAAGCGCGCGGTGCCGGAGCTGCGGCAGGGGTGGCTGGATGAGCACGAAGAGATTTTAAAGGCGGAATAG
- a CDS encoding NAD(P)/FAD-dependent oxidoreductase, with translation MPAPLRYVQDSADFPDAVDVVIIGAGIAGAAAAWELTKKGLKVALLEKGLVGAEQSSRNWGWCRQQNRDERELPLIIHALQRWGELGEETGEELGFRRSGLIYATRSEADIAAWERWNRMAKHYGVQSEILTAHRAKAMTPGSTTRWLGGVSSPDDGHAEPRLAAPGLAIAAQRLGARLFQQCAVRGLDIAAGRVSGVWTERGLIKTSRVICAAGAWTSMFCRRHGIDLPIGNVIGTAFRTRPIAQAIAVPLYTPGFACRPQLDGSYTVSVSGRGRLEPGAQGIRYARQFYPTFKSRRKNLRLNLGMKPFFHGPEALGGWAFDRESPFERARILDPAADAATVQAGLDAMRNEYPALAGLKLAQAWGGMIDSTPDAIPVISTVAQLPGLVLSAGYSAHGFGIGPGAGRLAADLAADDAPIVDPTPYRYSRLVDGSALETPGMM, from the coding sequence ATGCCCGCTCCACTCCGCTATGTACAGGACAGCGCCGATTTTCCCGACGCCGTCGATGTGGTGATTATTGGCGCCGGTATTGCTGGCGCCGCTGCCGCCTGGGAGCTGACCAAAAAAGGACTGAAGGTGGCGCTGCTGGAGAAGGGACTGGTCGGCGCTGAACAGTCGAGCCGCAACTGGGGCTGGTGCCGCCAGCAGAACCGCGACGAGCGCGAGCTGCCGCTGATCATCCACGCGCTGCAGCGCTGGGGCGAACTGGGTGAGGAGACCGGCGAAGAGCTGGGCTTCCGCCGCAGCGGACTGATCTACGCGACGCGCAGCGAGGCGGATATCGCCGCGTGGGAGCGCTGGAACCGCATGGCGAAGCATTATGGGGTGCAGAGCGAGATCCTGACGGCGCATCGGGCGAAGGCGATGACGCCCGGCAGCACCACGCGCTGGCTCGGGGGCGTTTCGTCGCCTGACGACGGCCATGCCGAGCCGCGGCTGGCCGCGCCGGGTCTGGCGATCGCCGCCCAGCGCCTTGGCGCGCGGCTGTTTCAGCAGTGCGCGGTGCGCGGACTGGATATTGCCGCCGGTCGCGTCAGCGGCGTCTGGACTGAGCGCGGCTTAATCAAAACCAGCCGGGTGATCTGCGCGGCGGGGGCGTGGACCTCGATGTTCTGCCGCCGCCACGGCATCGATCTGCCGATCGGCAACGTTATCGGCACCGCGTTTCGCACCCGGCCCATTGCGCAGGCGATTGCGGTGCCGCTCTATACCCCAGGCTTTGCCTGCCGCCCGCAGCTCGACGGCAGCTATACCGTCTCCGTCTCCGGACGCGGCCGACTGGAGCCGGGCGCGCAGGGCATCCGCTACGCGCGTCAGTTTTATCCCACCTTCAAAAGCCGCCGTAAAAATCTGCGCCTGAACCTCGGCATGAAACCTTTTTTCCACGGCCCGGAAGCGCTCGGCGGCTGGGCCTTTGACCGTGAATCGCCTTTTGAGCGCGCGCGCATTCTCGATCCCGCTGCCGACGCGGCGACCGTGCAGGCCGGGCTGGATGCGATGCGCAACGAATACCCGGCGCTGGCGGGCCTTAAGCTGGCGCAGGCCTGGGGCGGCATGATCGACAGCACCCCCGATGCGATCCCGGTTATCTCCACCGTGGCGCAGCTGCCGGGCCTGGTGCTGTCGGCAGGCTACAGCGCGCACGGCTTCGGCATCGGGCCGGGCGCGGGGCGGCTGGCGGCCGATCTCGCCGCCGACGACGCGCCGATCGTCGACCCGACACCTTATCGCTATAGCCGTCTGGTTGACGGCAGCGCACTTGAAACGCCTGGCATGATGTAA
- a CDS encoding GNAT family N-acetyltransferase, which yields MTPIFRAMKAHDIESCYAMTQQLNWPHRREDWQQALALGEGVVIEEQGKLLGSAVLWRWGERAATIGLVIVNNQQQGRGLGKQLMLTLLEKVPDYNVRLHATEMGKGLYEKLGFVTTGEILQHQTRALAAVPPVVMPAGVTLRRAQAQDVATLTALDQQAHGMLRSPLIAHIVSEHQTVLLEDTRGTVHGFASLRRFGHGWAIGPVIAQDFPAAQALVASLMQGLRGEFVRIDTDAALPLAGWLATLGLAQVDNPTTMVRGTPWTVPAGGMQAFGLMTQAMA from the coding sequence ATGACCCCCATTTTTCGCGCCATGAAGGCGCACGATATTGAATCCTGCTACGCCATGACGCAGCAGCTGAACTGGCCGCACCGCCGCGAAGACTGGCAGCAGGCGCTGGCGCTGGGCGAAGGCGTGGTGATTGAGGAGCAGGGCAAACTGCTCGGCAGCGCTGTTCTCTGGCGCTGGGGCGAACGCGCCGCCACCATCGGGCTGGTGATTGTCAATAACCAGCAGCAGGGGCGCGGCCTGGGCAAACAGCTGATGCTGACCCTGCTGGAGAAAGTGCCTGACTATAACGTGCGGCTGCACGCCACCGAGATGGGCAAGGGGCTGTATGAAAAGCTCGGCTTTGTCACCACCGGCGAGATTTTGCAGCACCAGACGCGGGCGCTGGCGGCGGTGCCGCCGGTAGTGATGCCGGCGGGCGTAACGCTGCGCCGGGCGCAGGCGCAGGATGTGGCGACCCTGACCGCGCTCGACCAGCAGGCGCACGGCATGCTGCGGTCGCCGCTGATTGCGCACATCGTCAGCGAGCATCAGACCGTGCTGCTGGAGGATACCCGCGGCACGGTTCACGGCTTCGCCAGCCTGCGCCGCTTCGGCCACGGCTGGGCGATCGGCCCGGTCATCGCGCAGGATTTCCCGGCCGCACAGGCGCTGGTCGCCTCGCTGATGCAGGGGCTGCGCGGCGAATTTGTGCGTATCGACACCGACGCCGCGCTGCCGCTGGCCGGCTGGCTCGCCACGCTGGGGCTGGCGCAGGTGGATAACCCGACCACCATGGTGCGCGGCACGCCCTGGACGGTGCCAGCGGGCGGCATGCAGGCGTTTGGCCTGATGACGCAGGCGATGGCCTGA
- a CDS encoding 2-hydroxyacid dehydrogenase, with product MQILYKSDPQRGALWQQWLAQHAPDVQLHLWPETGDPQAIEIAIVWQPPEKLTETFPNLKALLSVGAGADQFDLAALPPDLPVVRMIEPGLTQGMVEYVTFAVLGIHRDMPRYLQQQRAAQWQAHSVRPAATRRVGVMGLGELGQAVLRQLVSLGFDCAGWSRTPRQLDGVQCFHGAAQMGAFLARSDILVCLLPLTAETRGLLNRDLFAQLPPGAALVQAGRGAQLNSQDLLAALDGGQLAAAVIDVTDPEPLPPSHPFWRHPAIWLTPHIASQTQNESAVAALLENLRRYQRGEPMVGLIDRARGY from the coding sequence ATGCAGATCCTCTATAAATCGGACCCCCAGCGCGGCGCGCTGTGGCAGCAGTGGCTGGCGCAGCACGCGCCCGATGTCCAGCTGCATCTCTGGCCGGAGACCGGCGATCCGCAGGCGATTGAGATAGCGATCGTCTGGCAGCCGCCGGAAAAGCTGACAGAGACCTTTCCCAACCTGAAGGCGCTGCTGTCGGTGGGGGCGGGGGCGGATCAGTTCGATCTTGCCGCCTTGCCGCCCGATCTGCCGGTGGTGCGCATGATTGAGCCGGGCCTGACGCAGGGCATGGTGGAGTACGTTACCTTTGCGGTGCTCGGCATTCATCGTGATATGCCGCGCTACCTGCAACAGCAGCGCGCCGCGCAGTGGCAGGCGCACAGCGTCAGGCCCGCCGCGACGCGCCGCGTCGGCGTAATGGGGCTGGGCGAGCTGGGGCAGGCGGTGCTGCGCCAGCTGGTCTCGCTCGGCTTTGACTGCGCAGGCTGGAGCCGCACGCCGCGCCAGCTCGACGGCGTGCAGTGCTTTCACGGCGCAGCGCAGATGGGCGCCTTTCTGGCGCGCAGCGACATTCTGGTCTGTCTGCTGCCGCTGACCGCAGAGACGCGCGGCCTGCTTAACCGCGACCTGTTTGCGCAGCTGCCGCCGGGAGCGGCGCTGGTGCAGGCGGGACGCGGCGCGCAGCTTAACTCACAGGATCTGCTGGCGGCGCTTGACGGCGGCCAGCTCGCGGCAGCGGTGATCGACGTGACCGATCCTGAACCGCTGCCGCCGTCCCATCCTTTCTGGCGTCATCCCGCTATCTGGCTGACGCCGCATATCGCCAGCCAGACGCAAAACGAAAGCGCCGTCGCCGCGCTGCTGGAAAACCTGCGTCGCTACCAGCGCGGCGAGCCGATGGTCGGCCTTATCGACCGCGCGCGAGGCTACTGA
- the gabT gene encoding 4-aminobutyrate--2-oxoglutarate transaminase — protein sequence MQNVMAEQQTYSDNSLLLDAREQNVPRGVVTAHPLVIERARGSEVWDVEGNRYLDFVGGIGVLNVGHNHPAVVNAVTRQLGLVSHACFQVVAYPGYIELAQRLNRLVGGGEAYKSVFFTSGAEAVENAIKIARSHTSRSGVIAFDGAFHGRTLLGVTLTGMSQPYKQNFGPFPADIYRLPFPNPLHGVTEVDCLKALDQLFAVQIAPERVAAIIIEPVQGDGGFLPAGPAFMQALRRITEQHGIVLICDEVQSGFGRTGKMFAFQHFNIKPDLVTVAKSLGGGLPISGVVGKAAIMDAPTPGGLGGTYGGNALGCAAALAVLDLLEHDNLLARANQLGEQLLARLQLLAEKYACIGDVRGLGFMLAVEILDFETGRPDAALTQKILDSACQEGLLLIKCGVQRNVVRFLAPLVTTDSQLEEALHIFDIALARATGRLG from the coding sequence ATGCAGAATGTCATGGCCGAACAACAGACCTATTCCGACAACAGTTTGCTGCTGGACGCGCGCGAGCAGAATGTGCCGCGCGGCGTGGTGACCGCCCATCCGCTGGTGATTGAGCGCGCCAGAGGCAGTGAAGTCTGGGACGTCGAGGGGAACCGCTATCTCGACTTCGTCGGCGGCATCGGCGTGCTCAACGTCGGGCACAATCATCCGGCGGTGGTGAATGCGGTGACGCGCCAGCTGGGCCTGGTGTCGCACGCCTGTTTTCAGGTGGTGGCCTATCCGGGCTATATCGAGCTGGCGCAGCGTCTTAACCGGCTGGTGGGCGGCGGCGAAGCGTACAAAAGCGTCTTCTTTACCAGCGGCGCGGAAGCGGTAGAGAACGCCATTAAAATTGCCCGCTCGCATACCAGCCGCTCTGGCGTTATCGCCTTTGACGGCGCCTTTCACGGCCGTACGCTGCTGGGCGTGACGCTGACCGGCATGAGCCAGCCCTATAAGCAGAATTTTGGTCCTTTCCCGGCGGATATCTACCGCCTGCCGTTCCCCAATCCGCTGCATGGCGTCACCGAAGTGGACTGCCTGAAGGCGCTGGATCAGCTCTTTGCGGTGCAGATCGCGCCAGAGCGCGTGGCGGCGATCATTATCGAGCCGGTGCAGGGCGACGGCGGCTTCCTGCCGGCCGGCCCGGCGTTTATGCAGGCGCTGCGCCGCATTACCGAGCAGCACGGCATCGTGCTGATCTGCGATGAGGTGCAGAGCGGCTTTGGCCGTACCGGCAAGATGTTCGCCTTCCAGCACTTCAACATCAAACCCGATCTGGTCACGGTGGCGAAAAGCCTGGGCGGCGGTTTGCCTATTTCTGGCGTGGTGGGCAAGGCGGCGATAATGGACGCGCCGACGCCCGGCGGGCTGGGCGGCACCTACGGCGGCAATGCGCTGGGCTGCGCGGCGGCGCTGGCGGTGCTCGATTTGCTGGAGCACGACAACCTGCTGGCGCGCGCTAACCAGCTTGGCGAGCAGCTGCTGGCGCGGCTGCAGCTGCTGGCGGAGAAATATGCCTGCATCGGCGACGTGCGCGGCCTCGGCTTTATGCTGGCGGTGGAGATCCTCGATTTTGAAACCGGCAGGCCGGACGCGGCGCTGACGCAGAAGATCCTCGACAGCGCCTGCCAGGAGGGACTGCTGCTGATCAAGTGCGGCGTTCAGCGCAATGTGGTGCGCTTCCTGGCGCCGCTGGTAACGACCGATTCACAGCTGGAGGAGGCGCTGCACATTTTCGATATTGCGCTGGCGCGCGCCACAGGCCGGCTGGGCTGA
- a CDS encoding Lrp/AsnC family transcriptional regulator, producing MNGLMKLDRIDINILVQLQKDGRISNVNLADAVGLSPSPCLQRVKRLEQAGFITGYEAHINLTKITDSVTVFTEVTLSGHRREDFMKFESALRDVDELMECHLITGGYDYLLRFITRSIEHYQEVIEKMLDAQIGIDKYFSYIVIKSPVMKSSVPLRSLITRQNDVLGAL from the coding sequence ATGAACGGCTTAATGAAACTTGACCGCATCGATATCAACATCCTGGTGCAACTGCAAAAAGATGGCCGTATCAGCAACGTTAATCTCGCCGATGCCGTGGGACTTTCGCCCAGCCCCTGCCTGCAGCGCGTCAAGCGCCTTGAGCAGGCTGGCTTTATCACCGGCTATGAAGCCCATATCAATCTCACCAAAATAACCGATTCGGTCACGGTCTTTACCGAAGTGACGCTCTCCGGCCATCGCCGCGAAGATTTTATGAAGTTCGAGAGCGCGCTGCGCGATGTCGACGAGCTGATGGAGTGCCACCTGATTACCGGCGGCTACGACTATCTGCTGCGCTTTATCACCCGCAGCATTGAGCACTACCAGGAAGTCATTGAGAAGATGCTGGATGCGCAGATCGGCATCGATAAATACTTCAGCTATATCGTGATTAAGTCGCCGGTAATGAAGAGCAGCGTGCCGCTGCGCTCGCTGATTACCCGGCAGAATGACGTGCTGGGCGCGCTCTAG
- a CDS encoding GNAT family N-acetyltransferase has protein sequence MTALIIADHLWQRDDFTLSTKRTRLDMDWVHFQLAERSYWAKGQARATTERAVAASLPFGLYHIDAQIGFARLITDYTRFGWLCDVIIDEAWRGHGLGSWLAGCVREHPELATVRRWMLSTNDAHQLYQRLGWRVVQEPHKLMEFPLS, from the coding sequence ATGACCGCACTGATTATCGCCGACCATCTCTGGCAGCGCGACGACTTTACCCTTTCTACCAAACGGACGCGGCTGGATATGGACTGGGTCCACTTCCAGCTGGCCGAGCGATCCTACTGGGCGAAAGGGCAGGCGCGCGCCACCACCGAGCGGGCCGTGGCGGCCTCGCTGCCGTTTGGGCTCTATCACATTGATGCGCAGATCGGCTTTGCGCGGCTGATTACCGACTACACCCGCTTCGGCTGGCTGTGCGACGTCATTATCGACGAGGCGTGGCGCGGGCATGGCCTGGGCAGCTGGCTGGCAGGCTGCGTGCGCGAGCATCCGGAGCTTGCCACGGTGCGGCGCTGGATGCTTTCAACAAACGATGCTCATCAGCTCTATCAGCGGCTTGGCTGGCGCGTGGTGCAGGAGCCGCACAAGCTGATGGAATTCCCTCTCTCCTGA